A single Lemur catta isolate mLemCat1 chromosome 20, mLemCat1.pri, whole genome shotgun sequence DNA region contains:
- the CDH5 gene encoding cadherin-5, which produces MQRLMMLVATSGACLGLLAAAAAAAAGATPTHRDTPSVLHTHRRQKRDWIWNQMHIDEEKNTSLPHYVGKIKSSANRRNAKYLLKGESVGKVFQVNAETGDVYAFERLDREKISEYHLVALIVDKDTGRNLEAPSNFTIKVHDVNDNWPVFMHRLFNASVPEMSAVGTSVIRVTAMDADDPTLADHASVMYQILKGEEHFAIDNSGLIFTTTKNLDREAQARYEIVVEARDAQGLRGDSGTATVLVTLQDVNDNFPIFTQTKYTFVVPEDIRVGSAVGSLFVEDPDEPQNRKTKYSIVQGEYRDTFTIETNPTLNEGIIKPMKPLDYERIRQYSFTIEATDPTINLRYLGGTSNRNKARVIINVTDVDEPPVFQRPFYHFQLQENKKKQPVGSVLAMDPDETRHNIGYSVRRTSDKGQFFQVTKQGDIYNEKELDREIYPWYNLTVEAKELDSSGIPTGKESIVQVHIEVLDENDNAPEFAQPYEPKVCENAAQGKLVLQISAIDKDITPQNVKFKFALTTEDSNFTLTDNHDNTANITVKYGQFDRERAKVHFLPVVISDNGRPSLTGTSTLTVAVCKCNQRGEFTFCEDLAPQVGVSIQALVAIFLCILTVTVIALLIFLRRRLRKQARAHGRSVPEIHEQLVTYDEEGGGEMDTTSYDVSVLNSVRRGGTKPPRPALDARPPLYAQVQKPPRHTPGAHGGPGDMAAMIEAKKDEADQDGGGPPYDSLHIYGYEGSESIAESLSSLGTDSADSDIDYDFLNDWGPRFKMLAELYGSDPREELVY; this is translated from the exons ATGCAGAGGCTCATGATGCTGGTTGCCACCTCGGGCGCCTGCCTGGGCCTGCTGGCGGCAGccgcggcggcagcagcaggTGCCACCCCCACCCATCGGGACACCCCCAGCGTGCTGCACACCCACCGGCGCCAGAAGAGAGACTGGATCTGGAACCAGATGCACATCGATGAAGAGAAAAACACCTCACTGCCCCATTATGTGGGCAAG ATCAAGTCGAGCGCGAATCGCAGGAACGCCAAGTACCTGCTCAAAGGAGAGTCTGTCGGCAAGGTCTTCCAGGTCAACGCGGAAACAGGCGACGTGTATGCCTTCGAGAGGCTGGACCGCGAGAAGATCTCCGAGTACCACCTCGTTGCCCTCATCGTAGACAAAGACACCGGCAGAAACCTGGAGGCTCCTTCCAACTTCACCATCAAAGTGCACGATGTGAACGACAACTGGCCTGTATTCATGCACCGGTTGTTTAACGCATCCGTGCCCGAGATGTCGGCTGTGG GGACCTCAGTCATCCGTGTGACAGCAATGGATGCAGACGACCCCACTTTGGCAGACCACGCCTCTGTCATGTACCAGATCCTGAAGGGGGAAGAACATTTTGCCATCGATAATTCTG GACTCATTTTTACAACCACCAAAAACTTGGACCGAGAGGCGCAGGCCAGGTACGAGATCGTGGTGGAAGCACGAGATGCCCAGGGCCTCCGGGGGGACTCGGGCACGGCCACCGTGCTGGTCACTCTGCAGGACGTCAACGACAACTTCCCCATCTTCACCCAGA CCAAGTACACATTTGTTGTGCCGGAAGACATCCGTGTGGGCAGCGCCGTGGGCTCTCTGTTTGTGGAGGACCCAGACGAGCCCCAGAACCGCAAGACCAAGTACAGCATCGTGCAGGGCGAGTACAGGGACACGTTCACCATCGAAACGAACCCCACCCTCAACGAGGGCATCATTAAGCCCATGAAG CCCCTGGACTACGAACGCATCCGGCAGTACAGCTTCACCATCGAGGCCACAGACCCCACCATCAACCTCAGATACCTGGGCGGCACCTCCAACAGGAACAAAGCGCGGGTCATCATCAACGTCACAGACGTGGACGAGCCCCCCGTCTTCCAGCGGCCCTTCTACCACTTCCAGCTGCAGGAGAACAAGAAGAAACAGCCCGTCGGCTCGGTGCTGGCCATGGACCCCGATGAGACGCGGCACAACATTGG ATACTCCGTCCGCAGGACCAGTGACAAAGGCCAATTCTTCCAAGTAACCAAACAGGGGGACATTTACAATGAGAAAGAACTGGACCGAGAAATCTACCCCTGGTATAACCTGACTGTGGAAGCCAAAGAACTGGATTCTAGTG GGATCCCCACAGGCAAAGAATCCATCGTGCAAGTCCACATTGAAGTTCTAGATGAGAATGACAATGCCCCTGAGTTTGCCCAGCCCTATGAGCCCAAAGTGTGTGAGAACGCCGCCCAGGGCAAG CTGGTCCTGCAGATCTCCGCAATCGACAAGGACATAACGCCACAAAACGTGAAGTTCAAATTTGCCCTGACCACTGAGGACAGCAACTTCACCCTCACGGATAATCACG ATAACACTGCCAACATCACGGTCAAGTACGGGCAATTTGATCGGGAACGAGCCAAGGTCCACTTCCTGCCCGTGGTCATCTCAGACAATGGGAGGCCGAGCCTCACAGGCACCAGCACGCTGACCGTGGCCGTGTGCAAGTGCAACCAGCGCGGCGAGTTCACCTTCTGTGAGGATTTGGCCCCGCAGGTGGGCGTCAGCATCCAGGCACTGGTGGCCATCTTCCTGTGCATCCTCACCGTCACAG TGATCGCGCTGCTCATCTTCCTGCGGCGGCGGCTCCGGAAGCAGGCCCGCGCCCACGGCAGGAGCGTGCCCGAGATCCACGAGCAGCTGGTCACCTACGACGAGGAGGGCGGCGGCGAGATGGACACCACCAGCTACGACGTGTCGGTGCTCAACTCGGTGCGCCGAGGCGGGACCAAGCCCCCGCGACCCGCGCTGGACGCGCGGCCGCCCCTCTACGCCCAGGTGCAGAAGCCCCCGCGACACACGCCCGGGGCGCACGGCGGGCCCGGGGACATGGCGGCCATGATCGAGGCGAAGAAGGACGAGGCGGACCAGGACGGCGGCGGCCCCCCCTACGACTCGCTGCACATCTACGGCTACGAGGGCTCCGAGTCCATCGCCGAGTCCCTCAGCTCGCTCGGCACCGATTCGGCCGACTCCGACATCGATTACGACTTCCTGAACGACTGGGGACCCAGGTTCAAGATGCTGGCGGAGCTGTATGGCTCAGACCCCCGGGAGGAGCTGGTGTATTAG